A region from the Pseudomonas sp. P8_229 genome encodes:
- a CDS encoding DUF3757 domain-containing protein, translating into MKLKIATAILGLAAMSNVNAEQCPEVSQISQTALPGGGFEYKAPFAAASQKLEWTGGDKWTGESDKEKLAFTSARIQPEVIDKTDPKKSRVWSVICRYEGQGAGNEEANATMVLKPGKEITTASPQWGKQPEGSVSTAAVSKLDCEAKEPAKCAFKLN; encoded by the coding sequence ATGAAGCTGAAAATTGCTACCGCCATTCTTGGCTTGGCTGCGATGAGCAATGTGAATGCGGAACAATGCCCGGAGGTTTCACAGATATCCCAAACCGCACTACCTGGCGGTGGATTCGAATACAAAGCCCCCTTTGCTGCTGCGAGCCAGAAGCTTGAATGGACTGGTGGAGATAAATGGACCGGAGAAAGCGATAAGGAAAAACTCGCTTTCACATCGGCGCGTATCCAGCCAGAAGTTATTGATAAGACAGACCCGAAAAAATCCAGGGTCTGGAGCGTCATTTGTCGGTATGAGGGGCAAGGTGCAGGTAATGAAGAGGCCAACGCGACCATGGTGCTCAAACCCGGAAAAGAGATCACAACCGCCTCTCCCCAGTGGGGCAAACAGCCAGAAGGCAGCGTCAGCACAGCAGCTGTGAGCAAGTTGGATTGTGAAGCGAAAGAACCTGCGAAATGTGCGTTCAAACTGAACTGA
- the purU gene encoding formyltetrahydrofolate deformylase translates to MSRAPDTWILTADCPSVLGTVDAVTRFLFEQGCYVTEHHSFDDRLSGRFFIRVEFRQPDGFDEQSFRSGLAERGQAFGMIFELTAPNYRPKVVIMVSKADHCLNDLLYRQRIGQLSMDVAAVVSNHPDLKPLADWHQIPYYHFPLDPNDKPSQERQVWQVIEESGAELVILARYMQVLSPELCRKLDGKAINIHHSLLPGFKGAKPYHQAYNKGVKLVGATAHYINNDLDEGPIIAQGVEAVDHSHYPEDLIAKGRDIEGLTLARAVGYHIERRVFLNANRTVVL, encoded by the coding sequence GTGCTCGGCACGGTGGACGCGGTGACGCGTTTTCTGTTCGAGCAGGGTTGCTACGTCACCGAGCACCACTCGTTCGATGACCGGCTCTCGGGACGTTTCTTCATTCGCGTGGAATTCCGTCAACCCGACGGCTTCGACGAGCAGTCTTTCCGTTCCGGTCTCGCTGAGAGGGGTCAGGCGTTCGGCATGATCTTCGAGCTGACCGCACCGAACTACCGGCCGAAAGTGGTGATCATGGTCTCCAAGGCCGATCACTGCCTCAACGACTTGCTCTACCGCCAGCGCATCGGCCAGTTGTCGATGGACGTCGCGGCAGTGGTGTCCAATCACCCGGACCTCAAGCCTTTGGCCGATTGGCACCAGATCCCCTATTACCACTTCCCCCTCGACCCCAACGACAAACCGTCTCAGGAGCGTCAGGTGTGGCAGGTGATCGAAGAGTCCGGCGCCGAACTGGTGATCCTCGCCCGCTACATGCAGGTGCTGTCGCCGGAGCTGTGCCGCAAGCTCGATGGCAAGGCGATCAACATCCATCACTCGTTGCTGCCGGGGTTCAAGGGCGCCAAGCCGTATCACCAGGCCTACAACAAGGGCGTGAAACTGGTGGGCGCGACGGCGCATTACATCAATAACGACCTCGACGAAGGGCCGATCATCGCCCAGGGCGTCGAGGCGGTGGATCACAGTCATTACCCTGAGGATCTGATTGCCAAGGGGCGCGATATTGAAGGCCTGACGTTGGCGCGGGCGGTGGGTTATCACATTGAGCGGAGGGTGTTCCTTAACGCCAATCGCACGGTCGTTCTTTAG
- the fdhA gene encoding formaldehyde dehydrogenase, glutathione-independent, which yields MSGNRGVVYLGAGKVEVQKIDYPKMQDPRGRKIEHGVILRVVSTNICGSDQHMVRGRTTAQTGLVLGHEITGEVIEKGSDVENLKIGDLVSVPFNVACGRCRSCKEQHTGVCLTVNPARAGGAYGYVDMGDWTGGQAEYVLVPYADFNLLKLPDRDKAMEKIRDLTCLSDILPTGYHGAVTAGVGPGSTVYIAGAGPVGLAAAASARLLGAAVVIVGDVNTIRLAHAKAQGFEVVDLSKDTPLHEQIAALLGEPEVDCAVDCVGFEARGHGHDGVKSEAPATVLNSLMGVVRVAGKIGIPGLYVTEDPGAVDAAAKMGSLSIRFGLGWAKSHSFHTGQTPVMKYNRQLMQAIMWDRINIAEVVGVQVISLDQAPEGYGEFDAGVPKKFVIDPHKLFSAA from the coding sequence ATGTCTGGCAATCGTGGTGTGGTGTATCTCGGCGCTGGCAAGGTCGAAGTACAGAAAATCGACTATCCGAAAATGCAGGACCCGCGTGGCAGGAAGATCGAACACGGTGTGATCCTGCGTGTGGTGTCCACCAACATTTGTGGCTCCGACCAGCACATGGTGCGTGGCCGGACAACGGCACAGACCGGTCTGGTGCTGGGCCATGAAATCACCGGCGAAGTGATCGAAAAGGGTTCCGACGTCGAGAACCTGAAAATCGGCGACCTGGTCTCCGTGCCGTTCAACGTGGCTTGCGGGCGCTGCCGTTCCTGCAAGGAGCAACACACTGGCGTCTGCCTGACCGTCAACCCGGCCCGTGCCGGCGGTGCCTACGGTTATGTCGACATGGGTGACTGGACCGGCGGCCAGGCCGAATACGTGCTGGTGCCGTACGCTGACTTCAACCTGCTGAAACTGCCGGACCGCGACAAGGCCATGGAGAAAATCCGCGATCTGACGTGCCTCTCCGACATCCTGCCAACCGGTTATCACGGCGCGGTCACTGCCGGCGTTGGCCCGGGCAGCACCGTTTACATTGCGGGCGCTGGTCCGGTCGGTCTGGCCGCTGCGGCCTCGGCGCGCCTGCTGGGCGCTGCGGTGGTGATCGTCGGCGACGTCAACACCATCCGCCTGGCTCACGCCAAGGCCCAGGGTTTTGAAGTGGTCGACCTGTCCAAGGACACACCGCTGCACGAACAGATCGCCGCGCTGCTGGGCGAACCGGAAGTCGATTGTGCAGTGGACTGCGTGGGCTTCGAAGCCCGTGGCCACGGTCATGACGGGGTCAAATCCGAAGCCCCGGCCACCGTGCTCAACTCACTGATGGGCGTGGTGCGTGTCGCCGGCAAGATCGGTATCCCGGGCCTGTACGTCACCGAAGACCCGGGCGCTGTCGATGCCGCCGCGAAAATGGGCAGCCTGAGCATCCGCTTCGGTCTGGGCTGGGCCAAATCCCACAGCTTCCACACCGGTCAGACCCCGGTGATGAAGTACAACCGCCAACTGATGCAGGCCATCATGTGGGACCGCATCAACATCGCCGAAGTGGTTGGCGTGCAGGTGATCAGCCTCGACCAGGCGCCGGAAGGTTACGGCGAGTTCGATGCCGGTGTGCCGAAGAAGTTTGTGATCGATCCGCATAAATTGTTTAGTGCGGCGTAA
- a CDS encoding anti-sigma factor domain-containing protein, whose translation MNYQTPALRRALAADYAIGLMSAPARRRFEQLLLDDAALRAELAQWQEALVSLTESLPEHPVPDRVWQGITARIEPQVLHVPEKPPFWNWLRLTAAACSIVVLVFLGSLYNRDDTRYSATLLTAEAQPALKVEAHADYLQVEPLTLAAVAPDHSLELWAIPADGKPISLGVIPAGGKGKVELSEAQKVLIGKPIALAVSLEPKGGSPTGQPTGPVLYQGALAAL comes from the coding sequence ATGAACTACCAGACCCCCGCCCTGCGCCGCGCCCTCGCCGCCGATTACGCCATCGGCCTGATGTCTGCGCCCGCACGTCGGCGTTTTGAACAATTGCTGCTGGATGACGCGGCGCTGCGTGCCGAACTGGCGCAGTGGCAGGAAGCGCTGGTCAGCCTCACCGAATCCTTGCCGGAACATCCGGTGCCTGACCGCGTGTGGCAAGGCATCACCGCGCGCATCGAACCGCAAGTGCTGCATGTACCCGAGAAACCTCCGTTCTGGAATTGGCTACGACTCACGGCAGCAGCTTGCTCGATTGTCGTGCTGGTGTTCCTCGGTTCGCTGTACAACCGCGACGACACCCGCTACAGCGCCACCCTGCTGACCGCCGAGGCGCAACCGGCGCTGAAGGTCGAGGCGCATGCGGATTACCTGCAAGTCGAGCCGCTGACACTGGCCGCCGTCGCGCCTGATCACAGCCTGGAACTGTGGGCGATTCCGGCAGATGGCAAGCCGATCTCGCTGGGTGTGATTCCGGCGGGAGGCAAAGGCAAGGTGGAGTTGAGCGAGGCGCAGAAAGTGTTGATCGGGAAACCGATTGCGCTGGCTGTGAGCCTGGAGCCGAAGGGTGGTTCACCGACTGGGCAGCCTACGGGGCCGGTTCTATATCAAGGCGCACTGGCGGCACTCTGA